From a region of the Zingiber officinale cultivar Zhangliang chromosome 4B, Zo_v1.1, whole genome shotgun sequence genome:
- the LOC121975685 gene encoding putative disease resistance protein RGA3, whose amino-acid sequence MDIVSPILEISGVNHVINKLVDKTTNYLQDQCCWETYLQEELKSLQDLLPQIEAVVSFAEHRLTSYESSDRALIKWLWKFRDVIDEAEDVLDELEYLELERKANSDKSWLSRRVDASVNAAKRLLKFDDVLGRLRTCVKNLNTSASDVEKFLALVTPTGGVGTGQMQQGILPLSHQSRITTSLPVSSFKGRVEEKEKIIKYLLGEESEIQISENVHCLPLVALGGMGKTALAQQVFDYFKNVKKEHFDIKIWVCDSLPDLNASNLMKKILEYSTGGSESGPLELIPEKLKEKLHSKRFLLVLDDAWDDKNQREWEKLCAPLLYGQKGSWILLTTRSKSVANMVSKEIRGTMVPMMLQGLSEDECRSLLYERAFAGQDPNGFPLLKDIGGEIVKKLNGVPLLAKSIGGALNSKLEANHWMSISRSELWEMPQDLTYNFIPALTLSYVMLPSCLKRCFSYCSIFPQDYEFNKQKLVCMWVAAGLIYSDGLEEGSDEDIANCCFDMLYNKSFFDAHHDNWSPFFYDKTLYVLEEDYYTMHDMLNSLACHVSHYECCRIVDGTTPSLILDNNTIRHISITCSHAQLHDLANIVSKLKHLRTLWIEYDGDRQQFEDFIRDACKSPRRIRVLIMASNLSDRCLKSISNFVKIRFLQIPNHFLPSLSMRKFYFLQVLMGEDSILAKDANKLTNLRHLYEVHEDALLSVAKVGKLTSLQELCFTVGTKPRYRIDELMNMNNLHKLSIKQLSNVRSLEEANMVNLVKKRYLIRLELDWNDVSNPDDYASNPDLDQPVLAALQPYPTIRELTIRGYKGGRLAPWMDTSLSLLQNLQLNACTSLEELPSLWKLPCLKFLKLKEMNAIRSLGCHFSGQIDIQFPVLEKLGFYDLPLWEEWNGADDYIWFPHLKNFQILDCPKIKKIPELPLSIENLTMKNLGLEALPRSYNYKCSNGSRTFGGFQRLMFLETLQIYECAKIVQIGSIGEEDDHLLPSSLKELTLSILFKDDDLASYLQGLTSLTDLSLYFSPDVESLPSANELEHLTTLQTLYIRGGETLTSPGGLYIIKSLKFLKISHCPKFLSAAAEVESEEFLKDKTRKHAVSSSSGFDHSTSDKVTSILPSSLEYLIFTDSGISQESLGRCLQGLSSLKGLEVSGCHRLVSLPNIEYLHNLTALEELGIFYCKELCELESLTALASLRKLDIKRCPKLATTTEQSATKIKKGTLPSLENIDIDDIFYLPILPISEKLKTLFIKSNDKEFTCFPSEIEESLLQYRKSLENLYLYWMSHLESLPGILESFSSLKKLIIHSAPALKSLPRMPASLEELRISGCSAKLKKRYQKNIRRDLPNIKYIEITADKEDKAEAQVNCNWVSSRLWCST is encoded by the exons ATGGACATAGTCTCGCCAATACTGGAGATTTCTGGTGTAAATCATGTCATCAATAAACTAGTTGATAAAACCACTAATTATTTGCAAGATCAGTGCTGCTGGGAAACCTACTTGCAAGAAGAATTGAAAAGCCTCCAAGACTTACTTCCTCAGATCGAAGCAGTTGTTTCCTTTGCCGAACATAGATTAACTTCGTATGAATCTTCTGATCGAGCATTAATTAAGTGGCTGTGGAAGTTCAGGGATGTGATCGACGAGGCTGAAGATGTGCTGGATGAGCTGGAATATCTTGAACTGGAGAGGAAAGCTAATAGTGACAAAAGTTGGCTTTCTAGAAGGGTCGATGCTTCTGTTAATGCTGCAAAAAGATTACTGAAATTTGATGATGTTCTTGGGAGATTAAGGACATGCGTAAAGAACTTGAACACCTCTGCTTCAGATGTTGAGAAGTTTTTGGCACTGGTAACTCCGACAGGTGGCGTCGGCACTGGACAAATGCAGCAAGGGATTCTACCGTTGTCTCATCAAAGTAGGATCACCACTTCTTTACCTGTATCATCATTCAAAGGACGTgtggaagaaaaagagaaaatcaTTAAGTATTTGCTAGGAGAAGAATCCGAAATTCAAATCAGTGAGAATGTGCATTGCCTTCCTTTGGTAGCGTTGGGTGGTATGGGGAAAACTGCACTCGCTCAACAAGTctttgattattttaaaaatgtgaAGAAGGAACACTTTGATATCAAAATCTGGGTATGTGACTCCTTACCTGATCTCAATGCATCAAATCTTATGAAGAAAATTCTGGAGTATTCAACTGGCGGATCTGAATCTGGGCCATTGGAACTAATACCAGAGAAACTCAAGGAAAAGTTACATTCCAAAAGATTTCTACTTGTCCTAGATGATGCTTGGGATGACAAAAATCAGAGAGAGTGGGAGAAACTATGTGCTCCGCTGCTATATGGCCAAAAGGGTAGTTGGATACTATTAACAACTAGATCAAAATCAGTTGCAAATATGGTTTCAAAAGAAATCAGAGGCACAATGGTGCCAATGATGTTGCAGGGACTGTCAGAGGATGAATGTCGTTCACTCCTATACGAGCGTGCATTTGCTGGTCAAGACCCAAATGGATTCCCACTGCTTAAAGATATTGGTGGAGAAATAGTAAAGAAATTGAACGGTGTGCCTCTTCTAGCAAAGTCAATTGGAGGAGCGTTGAATAGTAAACTGGAAGCAAATCACTGGATGAGCATTTCAAGAAGTGAATTATGGGAAATGCCACAAGATTTAACATACAATTTCATTCCAGCTCTAACACTAAGTTACGTGATGCTTCCATCATGTTTGAAGCGATGCTTTTCCTATTGCAGCATATTCCCTCAAGATTACGAATTTAACAAGCAAAAGTTAGTGTGCATGTGGGTAGCAGCAGGCCTAATTTACTCGGATGGATTAGAGGAGGGCTCGGATGAGGACATAGCTAACTGTTGCTTTGATATGTTGTACAACAAATCCTTCTTTGATGCTCATCACGACAATTGGAGTCCATTTTTCTATGACAAAACACTTTAtgttttagaagaagattattacaccatgcatgatatgcttaacaGTCTTGCTTGTCATGTCTCACACTATGAATGTTGTAGAATTGTGGATGGCACAACTCCAAGTCTCATTTTGGATAATAATACTATCCGCCATATATCAATTACTTGTTCTCATGCTCAACTCCATGATCTAGCTAACATAGTGAGCAAACTCAAGCACTTGCGAACCCTTTGGATAGAGTATGATGGGGATCGTCAACAATTTGAGGATTTTATTCGAGATGCGTGTAAATCACCGAGAAGAATCCGAGTATTGATTATGGCTTCTAATTTATCTGATCGGTGTTTGAAAAGCATCAGTAACTTTGTAAAAATAAGGTTTCTTCAAATTCCGAATCATTTTCTACCATCACTATCAATGCGTAAGTTCTATTTCTTACAAGTTCTAATGGGAGAAGATAGCATTCTGGCAAAAGACGCAAACAAGTTGACCAATTTAAGACATTTATACGAAGTACATGAGGATGCACTTCTCTCAGTGGCGAAAGTAGGAAAGTTAACATCCCTCCAGGAATTATGTTTCACTGTGGGCACAAAACCTAGATATAGAATTGATGAGTTGATGAATATGAATAATCTCCATAAATTATCTATTAAACAACTTTCCAATGTGCGAAGTCTTGAAGAGGCCAATATGGTCAACTTGGTCAAGAAACGTTATCTCATAAGACTGGAACTGGATTGGAATGATGTAAGTAACCCTGATGATTATGCAAGTAATCCTGACCTTGATCAACCGGTTCTGGCGGCTCTACAACCCTATCCCACAATTAGAGAACTCACCATTAGAGGGTACAAAGGTGGTAGGCTTGCACCATGGATGGATACATCTCTTTCTCTccttcaaaatcttcaacttaatGCTTGTACAAGTTTGGAAGAGCTACCCTCTCTGTGGAAGTTGCCCTGCCTTAAGTTTCTGAAATTGAAAGAAATGAATGCAATAAGAAGTTTGGGTTGTCACTTCTCTGGCCAGATCGACATACAATTTCCAGTTTTAGAGAAACTTGGATTTTATGACCTTCCACTCTGGGAGGAATGGAATGGTGCGGATGACTATATATGGTTCCCTCatctcaaaaattttcaaattcttgactgtccaaaaataaagaaaattcctGAGCTCCCGTTGTCTATAGAGAATCTCACAATGAAAAATTTGGGGTTAGAAGCTCTTCCACGGTCCTACAACTACAAGTGTTCGAATGGTTCTAGGACATTTGGTGGATTTCAGCGGCTGATGTTCCTCGAGACCCTTCAAATTTACGAGTGTGCAAAAATTGTGCAAATTGGATCAATCGGCGAAGAGGATGATCATCTCCTTCCGTCGTCACTGAAAGAACTTACACTTTCAATTCTTTTCAAAGATGATGATTTGGCAAGTTATCTACAAGGTCTTACTTCGCTCACTGACTTGTCTTTATATTTTTCTCCGGACGTGGAATCACTTCCTTCAGCAAATGAGCTGGAACATCTGACTACACTTCAAACGTTGTATATCAGGGGTGGTGAAACCTTGACTTCACCAGGAGGattatatattataaaatctCTTAAATTTCTGAAGATTTCTCATTGTCCGAAATTCCTCTCTGCTGCTGCTGAGGTTGAGTcagaggaatttttaaaagacAAGACAAGGAAGCATGCGGTATCATCTTCCTCAGGTTTTGATCACTCTACAAGTGATAAGGTTACTAGCATCCTTCCCTCCTCCCTTGAATATCTAATTTTTACAGACTCTGGCATTTCGCAAGAGTCATTGGGTCGATGTCTTCAAGGCCTTTCCTCACTGAAAGGTTTGGAAGTATCAGGTTGCCATCGTTTGGTGTCTCTTCCCAACATAGAGTATCTGCATAATCTGACAGCATTGGAGGAATTGGGTATTTTTTATTGTAAAGAATTATGTGAATTGGAGTCATTGACGGCACTTGCCTCCCTCAGAAAATTGGACATTAAGCGCTGCCCCAAATTAGCAACAACAACAGAACAAAGTGCCACAAAGATAAAGAAGGGAACATTACCTTCACTTGAAAATATTGACATCGATGACATCTTCTATCTACCAATTTTGCCGATTTCAGAAAAGCTAAAGACCCTTTTTATCAAAAGTAATGACAAAGAGTTCACTTGCTTCCCTTCTGAGATAGAGGAGTCGTTGTTGCAATATCGGAAGTCTCTGGAAAATTTATATTTGTATTGGATGTCTCATCTGGAATCTTTACCCGGAATTTTGGAGAGCTTTTCATCGCTCAAGAAACTTATTATACATTCTGCTCCAGCACTCAAGTCACTGCCTAGGATGCCTGCCTCACTGGAGGAACTGAGAATTTCTGGATGCAGTGCAAAGCTTAAGAAGCGTTACCAAAAGAACATCCGTCGGGACCTGCCTAACATCAAGTACATTGAAATTACAGCTGACAAAGAGGACAAGGCCGAG GCTCAAGTCAATTGCAACTGGGTCAGCAGCAGACTTTGGTGTTCCACATGA
- the LOC121975686 gene encoding 40S ribosomal protein S18-like, producing MVSIRLLPSGSCDRSIVRAGGEEAAAKRETLDHDVAMSLVANEDFQHILRVLNTNVDGKQKIMFALTSIKGIGRRFANIVCKKADVDMNKRAGELSASELENLMTVVANPRQFKIPDWFLNRKKDYKDGRYSQVVSNALDMKLRDDLERLKKIRNHRGLRHYWGLRVRGQHTKTTGRRGKTVGVSKKR from the exons ATGGTCTCTATAAGGCTGTTGCCTTCCGGTTCCTGTGACCGATCGATAGTTCGCGCGGGAGGTGAGGAAGCAGCGGCGAAGCGAGAAACCCTAGATCACGACGTCGCCATG TCGCTGGTTGCGAACGAGGATTTCCAGCATATTCTTCGTGTGCTCAACACCAACGTCGATGGGAAGCAGAAGATCATGTTCGCCCTCACGTCCATTAAGGGTATCGGCCGCCGCTTCGCCAACATCGTGTGCAAAAAGGCTGACGTCGACATGAACAAAAG AGCTGGAGAACTCTCAGCTTCTGAGCTTGAGAACCTTATGACTGTTGTGGCAAACCCACGCCAGTTCAAGATCCCAGATTGGTTTCTCAACAGGAAGAAGGACTATAAGGATGGCCGATACTCCCAGGTTGTATCAAATGCTTTGGATATGAAGCTCAGGGATGACTTGGAGCGGCTGAAGAAGATAAG GAATCATCGGGGACTCCGTCACTACTGGGGCCTTCGAGTTCGTGGTCAGCACACAAAAACTACTGGCAGAAGAGGAAAAACTGTTGGTGTCTCCAAGAAGCGATGA